The window CCCGCTCACGCACCGACATCAGTGACTACCAGGGCGCGAGGGCGGCGCTGGACGAATGTGCTGGGCTGGTCCGCCAGGAGTCGGCGGCGCACTGGCGAGCGGAGTACGAGCACAGCCTCGGGCTCTCCCACTACTACGCAGATCCAAAACGTGCCGCGGAACACTTTGAGAAGTCAGTACGGTTTGGGCAGCCAGTACTCGGCCGGCCTGGTGTCAGCCAAGCGGTCGCGTCCTCGCTGCACTACCTGGGGCGGTTCGCCGCCGAGGGCGGGGAGTATGCCCGGGCCCTCGAACTCTTCGTCGAGGGCGAAAGTCTGTCCGACAGGCGACTGACGTCCCACGGTTTCTACCACCAACGCCTGGCGGAGATCCTGGTGGCGCACGGCACAGTGGAAGAGGCCGCCCACCACCTGGCACGCAGTCAGCAAACCTTTGACCAAGCCGCGCAGCGCAGCAACGCCCTGGCCCTGCTCGGCGGCACTTGGACCGACTTCTATCTCCGCACCGGTGACCTCCACCAGGCCGACGACGCGGTGTCCCAGGCGATCGAGCAGAGCCGCAAAGAGAAGGGGGCACGGATCGAACTCGTGCTGCTGGCGAAGCGGCTCCGCCTGCTGCTCCGACAGCGCCGCCTGGGTGCCCCGCTCGTACTGCTCTGCCGGGCGGCCTGGCTGTACATGCGGTACGAACTCGACTGCAACCCGGTCACCGCGCTCCGTCAGACGCTCGTCGTGGCCAGGCAGGGCGCCCGCATGGTCCGCTCCGGGGCGAGCCCCGGCGGACAGCCTCTCGTCTGTCCGTGCGGCGAGAACCACCGGGGAGGGGAGGACGCCGAGTAGGAATGGGTCTCGACAGCCACCTGCCTGGTGTCTACTACGCCTGGCGCGAGGGCGGGGCCGCCCGCCA is drawn from Streptomyces bottropensis ATCC 25435 and contains these coding sequences:
- a CDS encoding tetratricopeptide repeat protein, with the translated sequence MEDRAASAMTVWQREVREEAEEEYPQRIAAAVAHPERYADPERFPRLARLLGGAVMVRKTLPPQLTQALLGLAFETVLTVGASSRFREHEEFGRSVQALIDVLEATGTPVSGLLLSAARFQALFANGDQSRLDLIVRAVDASRTVDERIAALLTMSRSRTDISDYQGARAALDECAGLVRQESAAHWRAEYEHSLGLSHYYADPKRAAEHFEKSVRFGQPVLGRPGVSQAVASSLHYLGRFAAEGGEYARALELFVEGESLSDRRLTSHGFYHQRLAEILVAHGTVEEAAHHLARSQQTFDQAAQRSNALALLGGTWTDFYLRTGDLHQADDAVSQAIEQSRKEKGARIELVLLAKRLRLLLRQRRLGAPLVLLCRAAWLYMRYELDCNPVTALRQTLVVARQGARMVRSGASPGGQPLVCPCGENHRGGEDAE